Sequence from the Fibrobacter sp. genome:
GGTACGTGCATAGGTCGGGTCCACACGGAGCTTCATCACCGGGCTTTCGGTAGGAACATCCTTGGGTTCCTTGGTCCATGCGCAAATCTTGTATTCGTAGTAACCGATGTTATTGACGGTGAAAGAACCTTCCCAAAGGTCGTTATCCACGAAGTGCATGGGAGCCTGTTCCCACTTGACGGCAGCAGCCTTGGTGGACTTGGCAGTCTTTGCGGTCTTCTTTGCAGGAGCTTCTGCGGGCACATGGCGGAAGAAGATTGCGGCATCGTACTTCTCGTGGCTATGACGGAAGATGTCTGCCTGCACGGTCACGGTATCACCCGGCTCGCGCTTGATCATGAAACGGCCGCCCTCAATGCTCGGGCGGATATTCTCGATAACGAGATTGTCTTTGAGAGTAGGAATAATTGCCATACTTTTTTACCTGATTAATTCACTGTAAAATTAGAAAGACGAGAGACGAGAGACGAGAGACGAGAGATAATAATGCACAAAAAAGGCCCCGAGATACCTCGGGGCGACTTTTACAATTATTTCGTGAGCCTAAGCACCTTCACATCCTTGATCCAGAACTTGCGTTCTTTTTTGCCCAAGTTCAACTCAAATCGAGCAAAGGGGTCCGTCACTTCAGGAGTAAACGTAAAGGCCTTAGATTCAGTACCCGAACCGATCTTGCCGACTTTCACGTGTTCAGAGAAACCAACAGTCTTATAGGTGTCGTAGGAACCTATACGAGCCGTAATTTCACCTTCCACATCGGACCAGATGGTAAATATGCATTGATACTGAACGCCTGCAATGAGGGCTACATTTTCCTGCAGAAGCTGTACACTGAAGGAGCTGTCGCCACCAGCGACCACGTCTACCATCATAATGCGTTGATCACCTTTTTCCTTGATAATGGATGTATCTGCTCGACCACCATATTGTCTAACAAGAATCCAATCCGTAGTAAAGGGCGACCTGAAGTTACCATTAATCAATGTGTTTTCACCAACACTGGCTGCAATACCTTTCCAAACGTCATTCACATACGCAGTATCAGAACCGAATTCGTTAACATAGTTGTAACGTAACGGTTGGAAGCTGGGCACAAAGTTTTTGTTCAGCTTAGCCCACAATTCAGCGTTGTTTTTCTGGTCAATGTAGATGACTCCATCTTCAGAAATTTCTGCCTTGGAGAAATCAATACCCTTGGTGAACAACTTGACACGGAACACAACCGGAACATTCGCCTTGTTTTCCGAAGAATCAATTTCAATCTGGGAATAATGATAACGGAGCTGCATGCTCTGGAAATTGGTCAGATTATATTCAAAGGGAACATACTCACCATCAATCAGCACTCGACCATAGATATCATCAGCCTGGTCAGGTTTGAACGCAACGCCGATTTCCTTCAAATAGCCACCATCCAAAAGGTTCACGCCCTTGAACGCATCTTCAACCAAATCTTCCTTGGTAAAAGATACAGAAAGAGTTGTCGAATCAAGAAGCGGCCAAACAAGCATTCCTTCCACAGCATTGTAGCCAGGCATATAGGAATAGTAACTTGCATAGGTTTTCACTTCAGTCAAAACCAAAGAGAAGGAATCCAACACCACAGGTTCGTCCTGAGAAACTTCCTTACGCAAGGACGCCACCTCAACTTCTGAGTAATCAACAGAAAAATCCGCAGTCAAGGCAAGACCATCCTGCTGAATAGTCGGATTGCCAATTTCAATGCCAGCAGAATTCGTGGGCTCGGAACACGCGCCCAAGAAAATTCCTGCAAGCACAAGGCTAGCGACCGTGGTTATGTTCAAAAAGAATCTCATCACACTCCTCGGGTAAGAGGGAACAGCTGCAAGTTGATTTGAACAACTTCTTCAGCTTCTCCTGCTTTTGCAGAGAAATCTAGTAGTTCTTTTCGCATTAGTTGTAGATGTTTTTTCAAATTGACGAAATCTGAGCGCTTAATTCCAAAAGTAAGGGCAGAAATGTCCCTTTCCTCGCCAGGAAGTTCAGACAACATTGTGGAAGAAAGCTTCAACATCTGGAAATGGTAAAGCTTGACCATCATGTCCTGGACTTCGTCATCAGTAGTAATAAGCGGGTTGCTTTGGCGATAACCGTTGGCGGTTTTCACCAAAAGACCCATCTCCAACAGCAGGTTCAAGGATTCTGTTACCTGAGACGGAGTCACTAGGCCGCGAAGGCGCTTGGAAATCTGTTCCGGAATGGGTCGGAAATCCTTGAGCCCCACCATCTCAAGAATTGCAGAATGATGCCATTCCTTAAAAATACGAAGCTGAGCCTTGTCCATCTTATGAAGCTTGGAACGGGGGCTAGCCTTGATCAACTGTGCGTAGTAAATCTTCTTGTCTTCATCGGTCTGAGCCTGATTGAAGAACACCAAGCTTTCAAAGTAAGCGGCACGCTGATTTTCGAGGCCGAGACCATGAATCAACTTGGTCACGGTGTTCTTGGTAATGTTGCGCTTGCCGTCGATAGCAAGTTTCAAATGGGCATGACTAGAAAGCCCGGCCTTTTCGGCAAAGAATCGCAAACTGAAGGCGGACACCGTCTTCTTTTTGTATTCGTAGTAGTCCCTCAGATATACACGGTAGTTCGTGTACTGCAACACATCGGGTTCTACAAGTTTTCTCACTTCTTCATTTTCCATAACATAAAAAATAGAAGAGTTAACCTTCAAAATGTCAAAATAAAAAAGGATAATCGTTTACTCAAGTAAACGAATCTAAACATCCCGAGAAAGCTTGGAAAAGCGGCGATGATCTACAAAAATGCCGTTTATTCGCTCAAAATCGCGACTTACGCCCTCTTCCTGGAAACCACAGCGGATTGCAACGGCAGCACTTTTGGGGTTGTACACAGAGGCAGAAAGTTCCAGACGATTCAGATTCAACGTGTCAAAGGAGAAACGCGAGAGCAGAGCCAAAGCCTCGGAGGCAAGTCCGCGGCCGGCGTATTTCTTTGACAGCCAATAGCTTACGTTTGCGGAATGGTTCTTGACGTTGACTTCCAGCATAATGAAGCCGGCAAGATTTCGAGGTTCTGGAGCGGCCTCAGGGCTGTTTTCAAAGATTCCCCAGCATCCACCCTGGCCGTACTGCTCCGCAAATACCCAGCTGCGAATACGCTTGGCGATATCAGCCTGAGAGACTCCACGCACCCAAGGTAGATGTTCCGCCAGAAAGTCTTCAGATTCTTGGACAAGACGAAATACTGCTGCAGCCGACATGGGACCGTCGTTTCCCTCGGAATCGTGCTCGCACAAGCCAATGAGGGTAACGCGGTCGCCCCTCAAGGTAACCGTGGAAAAAGCCTGGGTGAATTCGTCTTCAAAGTTGTCCATAAGTTCCTGCATCATATATAACAAAAAAAGGCTCATCTTTCGATGAGTCTTTTTCAGTGCGGATGAGAGGACTTGAACCTCCACAACCTTGCGATTACTAGAACCTGAATCTAGCGCGTCTACCAGTTCCGCCACATCCGCATGTTCGTGTGCCAAATTTTGAAATTTATCGGACTTTTGTCAAGGGTTTGCTGAAAAAAATGTCCAAAATCCAGTCTTTATGCTTGTTTTGCCAATAATTCCAGTCGTGTTCACCACGTTGGTCAAATTTCATATCGCATTCTGTACCGATGTTCTTACAGAACGAGGCTATCCAGGGGACAGTTTCCTTAAACGGGTAGAGCCTGTCAGAACCGCCTTGAATAAAACGCCAACGACCGCGACGAAGTTTCGGCTGTTCGGCAACATTCTGCGCATTGCCCATACTTGGACCATAGGAACTGATCAAAACTTGAGCAATCGGGGATCGACGACCCCATGTGGTATAGGTAATTACACCAAGGGCTCCATCAGACACGCCAATCAAATACACCGAGTCCACTGGAGCTTTTCGGCGAACAGCCAGACTATCCAGTGCAGCATCGACCCATTCAATTCCCTGGCGGGAAACCCAGTGGCTATTCTTGCAAGCCGAAGCACTAACGATCGAATGTTCCGGCAACAGTTTTGCAATATCATTGCCTGCAACAAGGCCCTTTTCGCAATTATTGCTAGTCATCCCACCATGGAACCAAACTGTAACCGGGCCTTTTGCATCAGTACCATACCAGATGCCAGCCTTACCGAAATCCCTAATCGACGGCGCGTACACGTCCAACGTATCATGGGCACCAAAGGCAAAAGCCACAGCAATCAAAACTAAGGAAATTACTTTATTCATAATAACAATTGATCCAGATGTTTAAGGACGCTTTTTGACAAGCCAAAGGATCAAAAGAACCAAAGCGAAAAGCCACATGCATCCCACAATCACAACACCGATAAAACCGTAATAAACTTGATAATCCATTACGAGATCATCGAATTCCAAGTCACCTTCTGTGGATGATATGGAATGAACAACAAATTTGTTATCACTGACTCGTGCTGCACCGATTTCCAGAGGAATATCGCCAGCATTCCTTGCAGCAAAGCTAAACCAATCCGACATGTCATCCATAATTTCCTTGGATGCATACAGATAAAAAGTTACCTCGTCATCGCCGTTGATTCGGAACATGGTCTTGTCCAAGAACGGAATATTTGTTCCGCCAAAGACGCTGGGAATAGAAGCATGACTTACCGTTCCGTAGAACAGGTGATCGTCCTGAACCAAGCCTTTAAGAACAGGCTGCATATAGGAAAACAGCCAACCACCAAGGAAAATGAATAAAAAAGCAAAATTCAAATAAGCCGGTTTTCTAGAAGAGAAAAAAGACACAATCAACCTACTGTCGGGAACGGAATATAAAGAAGAATGTAGAAAGTAAAAGGACCAGGCTCAAGAAGTAGAACGCCATAGGTATCTTGGATTTCAGTGAAATCTCATTCAAGTTACCTGCGCGGAAGAACTGGATTAAATCCTCGCTATACATTATGGACAAGTCACTGCTCAGGCGGCTCCAAGCCATAGCCAATTCTTCATTGTTTCTGAAAAGTGTTGTGAATTCAGATTTCAGGGAATCCGGCAAGGCCGCAATTTCGGGATCGTTACCGGAATTCAAATAAATCAAATGACCAGCACGGGCAGAATCCAGCAAGTGACGAAGCTTATGCTGCAAAGAGGGCTCCACGCCCAAAATTTCGTCGCTCAGTTTATCGTAATCAGAGAACCAACTTGAACGAGTCGATGCATAGCGGCGCATCACGGCCACCTTGCTAAGGACCTCTTTTTCAAAACGTTCCACGGCTCCATCCGAAGGAGCCTGCACCCCAAGATTTCTGATTTCAGCCATTTCCCTGGAGAAGGAAACTGCCATTTCACGCATGGTCATGGTCATCGCCTGAACGGCAACAGTATCTGCATCAAAACCCAAACGAATACGGTCCATGGCACGCATGGCATAAGATTCCTGCAGCTGATATTCAGACAAATTCTTCATGTACCCGGAGTACATAATAATCTGCGGTTTCTGGGAGAAATAGAACAGAACCGTAAGGCCTACCGTTATGGCAAGCACAAGCCACACCCAGGGCGTCTTGATCCTGGAGTTAAAGGTATCGGCTAACGATTTATTTTTCAAATCCATTACAAATTCAAAATACCTTTTTTCTACTTTGGTAGATATGAAGCCAATCCTTTTTGCACCATTTTTCTGCGTTTTTGCCATACTCTCGGCCTGCACGGTAGAACGTGCGGAGGAACAGATCGTGGCCTACCACGCAAACGGTGCCAAGAAGACATCCATCTGGGTGTATCCCGATGGCGAAATCCTGAAGCGCAACGAATGGTACACCGATGGAATCAAGGAATTCGAAATTCCCTACAAGAACAACGAGCCCAACGGCGAATTCAAGCGCTGGACTGGCTACGGCGACCTAGTTCTGGAAGGCGAATACAAGAACGGAAAACGCCACGGAACCTGGACAAGCTATTACGGCGGACACTTCAACAAGAAAAAGGAAGCCATCCGTTACTACAAGGATGACCTTCCTGTAGGTGACTGGGAGGGTTGGCACTTCAATGGAGAAAAGGCCTTCGAGGAGCACTACAACGAAAAGGGAGATTCCGTAGGCACCTGGAAGAAATGGAATGATGAAGGAACCTTGGTCGAAGAAAATTCCTGTTTTCATTCTAACGAAAAAGGTCATTTCAAGAAGTTTGCCAAGAGTTGCAAAATCCTGGAAAGTTACGAATGCCATTCGGGAGAACGCGAGGGATCCTACAAACTCTACTACGAAACCTTTGATGCTCCGGACTCTACGGGGGAAAGTTGCAACATATCCAAAATCCGTGAATCAGGAGTCATTGAATACGGAGCTTTATTTCCAGATACACTCTATAGAGCCGACGGTTCAGTCATCAAAACCATCAAGTATGGTGGTGGACATTATAAACGATCCCACGATCAATGGTTTGACGAACAAGGAGCTCTGCTCAGGGAGTCCATTTTTAAGAATTCCGATTACGACGGAAATGAAGGTATTGCCTACGGATTGTGCGAAGGTTCCACAAATCTTTTCTGCGCAGAGACATCTTTCGTACACTATTATTGCCCAAGCGGATCCCTGGATAGTAGTACCTTAAGCCAGAAGGATGCTTTCAAGCAAAGCATTGGGAAATACAAGCCATCCGTACGCTACATTAAGCCGGACCACAAGTTGCTTTACGAAGAGTACTGGGACATGGATTCTCTTTCAAGAATAGGCAATCCGCTCCTCCTAGCAACTCGTAGTTTCTATCCCGACAGCATGGGCGGTAAAATGGCCAGTGAGGGTTTCTGGAAATACCACGTTAGCAAGGGATCACTGCGCAACGGCATTTGGCGCAACTGGTATCCCAGCGGCATTCTGAAAGACAGCCTCTCCTACGTGAACGGCGAACGTGTTGGCGAACAGTTCAGCTATGACAGCACCGGCAAACTCACCATTCACAAGACCGAGAACGGAAAGAACCGCCCCGTGATTATGCACATCCTTGGGTCTAACTAAAATCGTGATTCGCAAAACACCTGAATTTTTTCTAAATTGCAGCGCATTATGAGTGAAGCTATTAATAAAGTCAAGCAGGCCTTTGAAGCAGAACTTGCTCAAACGGACCTCATCAGCCAAGAAGCCGTCAACAACCTCCGCGTGAAGTTCCTGGGCAAGAAGGGTCTCGTTACCGACCTCATGAAGCAGATGGGCTCTCTTCTCGCAGAAGAACGTCCGGCATTCGGCAAGCTCGTCAACGAACTTAAGGTGGCCGTTTCCGAAAAGATCGAAAAGGCTATCGAAACTGCAAACCAGGCCGCCCTCCAGAAGAAGCTGGAAAGCGGCAACGTCGACGTCTCCCTCCCCGGCGCAGGCATCGGTGCTGGTTCCACCCACCCGCTTTACGACGTTCGCGAAGAAATCATCGACTTCTTCAGCCAGATGGGCTTTGAAGTGGACTTCGGCCGCGACATCGAAACCGACTGGTACAACTTCGAAGCATTGAACACCCCGCCCGACCACCCGTCCCGCGACATGCAGGACACCTTCTACGTGGACGACAAGGTGATGCTCCGTACCCACACCAGCGGTACCCAGATCCATTACATGGAAACCCACAAGCCGCCTTTCCGCATGATCGCTCCGGGCCACGTGTTCCGCGTTGATAACGACGCTACCCACGCTCCCATGTTCCAGCAGTGCGAAGGTCTCGTGGTTGATGAAAACATTTCCTTCGCTGACTTGAAGGGTGTTCTCCAGGTATTCATGAACAAGCTCTTTGGCGAAGGCGTCAAGACTCGTTTCCGCCCCAGCTTCTTCCCCTTCACGGAACCTTCCGCAGAAATGGATGTGAGCTGCGTATTCTGCGGCGGTGAAGGTTGCCGTCGCTGCAAGGGCACCGGTTGGATGGAAATCGGTGGCTGCGGCTCCGTGGACCCCAACGTGTTCAAGAACTGCGGTATCGACGGTGAAAAGTATACTGGTTTCGCATTCGGCTTCGGTCTGGACCGTATCGCCATGCTCCGTCATGCTATTCCGGAAATCGGCCTCCTGACCGGCAACGACCAGCGTTTCCTCGACCAGTTCTAATACAGACCGCAAATTTCTAAACGCAAGTTTAGATCCTGCGACTGAAATTTGCTCTCACTTCAAAGCCTCGTTAGCACGAGGCTTTTTCGTTCACGAAGGACCGCCCAAACGCATTCAAAAAAAGAAAAGGCCTCGGCATTGCCGAGACCTTTTCTTTTTAAGTTTGCAATTTGCAAGGCGCCGCGCGGAATTAAACCACACTGCACACAAGCATCTTAGTTACGGTGGAAGTCATCTTCCATACGGATGATGTCATCTTCGCCGGTGTACTCACCCACCTGGACTTCAACGATAACCAGCGGAAGCTTACCTTCGTTCTGCAAACGATGTGCAGTGCCAACCGGAATGTAGGTGGATTCGTTGGAACGTACGTAGAACACGCGATCGCCCACGGTCACCGTTGCGGTACCGCTGACAACGACCCAGTGTTCGGAACGGTGCAAATGCTTCTGCAGGGAGAGGCGCTTGCCCGGCTTCACCACGATACGCTTCATCTTGTAGCGGTCGGTGGATTCCAAAACAGAGTAGGTACCCCAGGGGCGATTCACGGTCTGCGGAACGCTGATGAGGTCGGAGCCGCGGACCTTCAATTCTTCGACCACCTGCTTGACCTTCTGGCTGCTGCTGAGGGGAGCAACGAGGAGAGCATCCGGAGTATCGACAATGAGCATCTTGTCCAGGTCGATGGTTGCGATAGCACGCTGGGAACCCATGACGAGAGAGTTCTTGGAGCCCACTGCAATGTGGCGGGGGTTCACGTTGTTGCCGTTTTCGTCGTGAGGATATTCGCCATAGAGGCTGTCGAAGGAACCCAGGTCGCTCCAACCGATATCGCTGGGCACAACCTTCACCTTGTCGGACTTTTCCATCACGGCGTAGTCGATGGAGTTGGAAGGAATGGCCTTCATGTCATCCATGGCAATGCGGATCGGTTCGCCGGCTTCTGCAGCAGCAGTGTTGGCGAGAGCCTTCTTAGACGCTTCCAAAATGTCCGGAGAATGCTTCTGCAATTCGGAAAGGAAGGTCTTTGCCTTGAAGCAGAAGATACCGGAGTTCCAGTAGAAGTTGCCGGCGAGCAAGTACTTTTCAGCAGTGGCGCGGTCCGGCTTTTCTACAAAGCGCTTCACGTTTTCGCCCTCGGCTTCGATATAGCCGTAGCCAGTTTCCGGGCTGGTCGGAGTGATGCCGAAAGTCACCAGGTTGCCTTCCTTGGCAAGTTCCTGGGCGCGGAGAAGGACCTTCTTGTATTCGTCCTTCTTGCGGATTACGTGATCGGACGGAGAAACCAGGACGATTTCTTCCGGGTCCAAAGTCAAGCATGCGAGAGCAATTGCGGGAGCGGTATTGCGGCCCACCGGTTCCAGAAGGAACTTGCTGCCCTTCTTGCCTTCAGCTTCAAGCTGGTCCTTGGCAAGGAAGAACTGGTCTGCGTTGCTGACGATGAACTGGGCATCGCAAACTGCAGAGTTGGTCACCACGGTCTTGCGGAACAGGGACTGTCCGTCGAAGAGAGGAGCAAACTGTTTGGGCATAAGGGAACGGCTCACAGGCCAAAGGCGAGTTCCGTTACCACCACAGAGAATCAAGTTAATCATAATCTACCCTACCAACCACGATGGTAAATGTAGTTGACATTTTCAAGGAAACTAGAAGTTGTGTTGAGAATGCCTGCGTTAGGTGAAATCAAGTTCAAGAGACGATTCCAAGTTGCAAGACCAGAAGCGTCCACATATACGATATCATGAGGATTCAAGTCAAAACGGTCAGCCATAGCCAAAGACATGGCGTTCTTAGCATTCAAATGGAACACATCCACCTGGTTCGCCCCAGAATTGCGGAGAACATAAATGGCCTTGGAAGAGGCATTCAGAGCATTCAAACCACCAGCAGCGGCCAAAGCTTCCACCAGAGAAAGGCTTCCATGATTCAAATTCACCACACCGACG
This genomic interval carries:
- a CDS encoding GNAT family N-acetyltransferase; this encodes MMQELMDNFEDEFTQAFSTVTLRGDRVTLIGLCEHDSEGNDGPMSAAAVFRLVQESEDFLAEHLPWVRGVSQADIAKRIRSWVFAEQYGQGGCWGIFENSPEAAPEPRNLAGFIMLEVNVKNHSANVSYWLSKKYAGRGLASEALALLSRFSFDTLNLNRLELSASVYNPKSAAVAIRCGFQEEGVSRDFERINGIFVDHRRFSKLSRDV
- a CDS encoding mannose-1-phosphate guanylyltransferase/mannose-6-phosphate isomerase → MINLILCGGNGTRLWPVSRSLMPKQFAPLFDGQSLFRKTVVTNSAVCDAQFIVSNADQFFLAKDQLEAEGKKGSKFLLEPVGRNTAPAIALACLTLDPEEIVLVSPSDHVIRKKDEYKKVLLRAQELAKEGNLVTFGITPTSPETGYGYIEAEGENVKRFVEKPDRATAEKYLLAGNFYWNSGIFCFKAKTFLSELQKHSPDILEASKKALANTAAAEAGEPIRIAMDDMKAIPSNSIDYAVMEKSDKVKVVPSDIGWSDLGSFDSLYGEYPHDENGNNVNPRHIAVGSKNSLVMGSQRAIATIDLDKMLIVDTPDALLVAPLSSSQKVKQVVEELKVRGSDLISVPQTVNRPWGTYSVLESTDRYKMKRIVVKPGKRLSLQKHLHRSEHWVVVSGTATVTVGDRVFYVRSNESTYIPVGTAHRLQNEGKLPLVIVEVQVGEYTGEDDIIRMEDDFHRN
- a CDS encoding TIGR02147 family protein, whose amino-acid sequence is MENEEVRKLVEPDVLQYTNYRVYLRDYYEYKKKTVSAFSLRFFAEKAGLSSHAHLKLAIDGKRNITKNTVTKLIHGLGLENQRAAYFESLVFFNQAQTDEDKKIYYAQLIKASPRSKLHKMDKAQLRIFKEWHHSAILEMVGLKDFRPIPEQISKRLRGLVTPSQVTESLNLLLEMGLLVKTANGYRQSNPLITTDDEVQDMMVKLYHFQMLKLSSTMLSELPGEERDISALTFGIKRSDFVNLKKHLQLMRKELLDFSAKAGEAEEVVQINLQLFPLTRGV
- the pheS gene encoding phenylalanine--tRNA ligase subunit alpha — encoded protein: MSEAINKVKQAFEAELAQTDLISQEAVNNLRVKFLGKKGLVTDLMKQMGSLLAEERPAFGKLVNELKVAVSEKIEKAIETANQAALQKKLESGNVDVSLPGAGIGAGSTHPLYDVREEIIDFFSQMGFEVDFGRDIETDWYNFEALNTPPDHPSRDMQDTFYVDDKVMLRTHTSGTQIHYMETHKPPFRMIAPGHVFRVDNDATHAPMFQQCEGLVVDENISFADLKGVLQVFMNKLFGEGVKTRFRPSFFPFTEPSAEMDVSCVFCGGEGCRRCKGTGWMEIGGCGSVDPNVFKNCGIDGEKYTGFAFGFGLDRIAMLRHAIPEIGLLTGNDQRFLDQF
- a CDS encoding carbohydrate-binding protein CenC; this encodes MRFFLNITTVASLVLAGIFLGACSEPTNSAGIEIGNPTIQQDGLALTADFSVDYSEVEVASLRKEVSQDEPVVLDSFSLVLTEVKTYASYYSYMPGYNAVEGMLVWPLLDSTTLSVSFTKEDLVEDAFKGVNLLDGGYLKEIGVAFKPDQADDIYGRVLIDGEYVPFEYNLTNFQSMQLRYHYSQIEIDSSENKANVPVVFRVKLFTKGIDFSKAEISEDGVIYIDQKNNAELWAKLNKNFVPSFQPLRYNYVNEFGSDTAYVNDVWKGIAASVGENTLINGNFRSPFTTDWILVRQYGGRADTSIIKEKGDQRIMMVDVVAGGDSSFSVQLLQENVALIAGVQYQCIFTIWSDVEGEITARIGSYDTYKTVGFSEHVKVGKIGSGTESKAFTFTPEVTDPFARFELNLGKKERKFWIKDVKVLRLTK